From the genome of Streptomyces sp. NBC_01341, one region includes:
- a CDS encoding DUF2252 domain-containing protein, with product MSDTQTGAEQRGEQILAVFDTAFGELLAADPAAFRVKFRKMAGSAFAFYRGSAGLFYSDLDREQNGGPYLDERTSRVWIHGDLHAENFGTYMDANGRLVFNVNDFDEAYVGPFTWDLKRFAASVALIGYAKALGDDQISELVRVFAAAYRERIHALATGAKNDEVPPFTLDTADGPLLGALRVARSLTRFGLLDSMTEIRDFERRFGAGGGAIDLDAATRYKVLAAFDGYLETLPESSLTRPDSYRVKDVVGRRGIGIGSAGLPSYNILLEGNSDALENDVVIYLKQAQTPAVSRHITDAAVREYFQHEGHRTVISQRALQAHADPWLGWTELDGSGQLVAEVSPYAVDLDWSDIDEPEEIAAVVADLGRATATMHSAADDESGHSLVPFSTERAIDAAIAADEEGFAELLVDFAHSYGARARADHQIFVDLFRNGRIPGL from the coding sequence ATGTCGGACACGCAGACCGGCGCAGAGCAGCGCGGGGAGCAGATTCTCGCCGTTTTCGACACCGCGTTCGGCGAGCTCCTCGCCGCGGATCCCGCAGCCTTCCGGGTCAAGTTCCGCAAGATGGCGGGTTCCGCGTTCGCCTTCTACCGGGGCTCGGCCGGCCTGTTCTACTCCGACCTGGACCGCGAGCAGAACGGCGGCCCGTACCTGGACGAGCGGACCAGCCGGGTCTGGATCCACGGCGACCTGCACGCCGAGAACTTCGGCACCTACATGGACGCCAACGGCCGCCTCGTGTTCAACGTCAACGACTTCGACGAGGCCTACGTCGGCCCGTTCACCTGGGACCTCAAGCGCTTCGCCGCCTCCGTCGCCCTGATCGGCTACGCGAAGGCGCTGGGCGACGACCAGATCTCCGAGCTCGTCCGGGTCTTCGCCGCCGCCTACCGTGAGCGGATCCACGCACTCGCGACGGGCGCCAAGAACGACGAGGTGCCGCCCTTCACCCTGGACACCGCGGACGGCCCGCTGCTGGGAGCGCTCCGCGTGGCCCGTTCCCTCACCCGGTTCGGCCTGCTGGACTCGATGACGGAGATCCGGGACTTCGAGCGCCGCTTCGGGGCCGGCGGCGGTGCGATCGACCTGGACGCCGCCACGCGCTACAAGGTCCTCGCCGCGTTCGACGGCTACCTGGAGACGCTGCCGGAGTCGAGCCTGACCCGGCCCGACTCCTACCGGGTCAAGGACGTCGTCGGGCGGCGGGGCATCGGCATCGGATCGGCCGGTCTGCCGTCGTACAACATCCTCCTGGAGGGCAACAGCGACGCCCTGGAGAACGACGTCGTGATCTACCTCAAGCAGGCGCAGACCCCCGCGGTCTCCCGGCACATCACCGACGCGGCCGTGCGTGAGTACTTCCAGCACGAGGGGCACCGCACGGTGATCTCGCAGCGCGCGCTCCAGGCCCACGCGGACCCGTGGCTGGGCTGGACCGAGCTGGACGGCTCCGGTCAGCTGGTCGCCGAGGTCTCCCCGTACGCGGTGGACCTGGACTGGTCCGACATCGACGAGCCCGAGGAGATCGCGGCGGTGGTCGCCGACCTCGGCCGGGCCACGGCGACGATGCACTCGGCGGCCGACGACGAGAGCGGTCACTCGCTGGTGCCGTTCTCCACCGAGCGCGCCATCGACGCGGCCATCGCGGCGGACGAGGAGGGCTTCGCGGAGCTGCTGGTCGACTTCGCTCACAGCTACGGCGCGCGGGCCCGTGCCGACCACCAGATCTTCGTGGACCTCTTCCGCAACGGCCGTATCCCGGGCCTGTAG
- the dnaE gene encoding DNA polymerase III subunit alpha: MSKPPFTHLHVHTQYSLLDGAARLKDMFEACNDMGMSHIAMTDHGNLHGAYDFFHSAKKAGVTPIIGIEAYVAPESRKHKRKIQWGQPHQKRDDVSGSGGYTHKTIWAANSTGLHNLFKLSSDAYAEGWLQKWPRMDKETISQWSEGLIASTGCPSGEVQTRLRLGQFDEAVQAASDYKDIFGEGRYFLELMDHGIEIERRVRDGLLEIGKKLGIPPLVTNDSHYTYANEATAHDALLCIQTGKNLSDPDRFRFDGTGYYLKTTDEMYGVDSSDAWQEGCANTLLVAQQIDTAGMFEKRDLMPKFEIPEGFTEVTWFQEEVRVGMGRRYPGGVPEDRQKQAEYEMDIIIQMGFPGYFLVVADFIMWAKNNGIAVGPGRGSAAGSIVAYAMGITDLDPITHGLIFERFLNPERVSMPDVDIDFDERRRVEVIRYVTEKYGADKVAMIGTYGKIKAKNAIKDSARVLGYPYAMGDRLTKAMPADVLGKGIDLSGITDPKHPRYSEAGEIRGMYENEPDVQKVIDTAKGVEGLVRQMGVHAAGVIMSSEPIVDHAPVWVRHTDGVTITQWDYPQCESLGLLKMDFLGLRNLTIMDDAIKMVKANKGVELEMLALPLDDPKTYELLCRGDTLGVFQFDGGPMRSLLRQMQPDNFEDISAVSALYRPGPMGMNSHTNYAERKNARQEITPIHPELEEPLKEVLGLTYGLIVYQEQVQKAAQIVAGYSLGEADILRRVMGKKKADELAKNFVLFEAGAKKNGFSDAAIKALWDVLVPFAGYAFNKAHSSAYGLVTYWTAYLKANYPAEYMAALLTSVKDDKDKSAVYLNECRRMGIKVLPPNVNESESNFAAQGDDVILFGLTAVRNVGQNVVDSIIRCRKAKGKYSTFPDFLDKVEAVVCNKRTVESLIKAGAFDEMGHTRKGLVAHHEPMIDNVVQVKRKEAEGQFDLFGGMGDEASDEPGFGLDVEFSDIEWEKSYLLAQEREMLGLYVSDHPLFGLEHVLSDKSDAAISQLTGGEHSDGAIVTVGGIISGLQRKMTKQGNAWAIATVEDLAGSIECMFFPATYQLVSTQLVEDTVVFVKGRLDKREDVPRLVAMEMQVPDISNAGSNAPVVLTIPTVRVTPPMVSRLGEVLSNHRGDTEVRIRLQGPRKTTVLRLDRHRVKPDPALFGDLKVLLGPSCLAG, translated from the coding sequence GTGAGCAAGCCGCCCTTCACGCACCTGCACGTCCACACCCAGTACTCGCTGCTGGACGGTGCCGCGCGGCTCAAGGACATGTTCGAGGCGTGCAACGACATGGGCATGTCGCACATCGCCATGACCGACCACGGCAACCTCCACGGGGCGTACGACTTCTTCCATTCGGCGAAGAAGGCCGGGGTGACGCCGATCATCGGGATCGAGGCCTACGTCGCGCCCGAGTCGCGCAAGCACAAGCGCAAGATCCAGTGGGGCCAGCCGCACCAGAAGCGCGACGACGTCTCGGGCTCCGGTGGCTACACCCACAAGACGATCTGGGCGGCGAACAGCACCGGACTGCACAACCTGTTCAAGCTCTCCTCGGACGCGTACGCCGAGGGCTGGCTGCAGAAGTGGCCCCGCATGGACAAGGAGACCATCTCCCAGTGGTCCGAGGGCCTCATCGCCTCCACCGGGTGCCCCTCCGGCGAGGTGCAGACCCGGCTGCGGCTCGGACAGTTCGACGAGGCGGTGCAGGCCGCGTCCGACTACAAGGACATCTTCGGCGAGGGCCGGTACTTCCTGGAGCTGATGGACCACGGCATCGAGATCGAGCGCCGGGTCCGCGACGGGCTCCTGGAGATCGGCAAGAAGCTCGGCATCCCGCCGCTCGTGACGAACGACTCGCACTACACGTACGCGAACGAGGCGACCGCGCACGACGCCCTGCTCTGCATCCAGACCGGCAAGAACCTCTCCGACCCGGACCGCTTCCGCTTCGACGGCACGGGCTACTACCTCAAGACGACGGACGAGATGTACGGCGTCGACTCCTCGGACGCCTGGCAGGAGGGCTGCGCCAACACCCTGCTGGTCGCGCAGCAGATCGACACCGCGGGCATGTTCGAGAAGCGCGACCTCATGCCGAAGTTCGAGATCCCCGAGGGCTTCACCGAGGTCACCTGGTTCCAGGAGGAGGTCAGGGTCGGCATGGGCCGCCGCTACCCGGGCGGCGTCCCCGAGGACCGGCAGAAGCAGGCCGAGTACGAGATGGACATCATCATCCAGATGGGGTTCCCGGGGTACTTCCTCGTCGTCGCCGACTTCATCATGTGGGCCAAGAACAACGGCATCGCGGTCGGCCCCGGCCGAGGCTCCGCCGCCGGTTCGATCGTCGCGTACGCCATGGGCATCACCGACCTCGACCCGATCACGCACGGACTGATCTTCGAGCGGTTCCTCAACCCCGAGCGTGTGTCCATGCCCGACGTCGACATCGACTTCGACGAGCGCAGGCGCGTCGAGGTCATCCGGTACGTGACCGAGAAGTACGGCGCCGACAAGGTCGCCATGATCGGCACCTACGGCAAGATCAAGGCCAAGAACGCGATCAAGGACTCCGCGCGCGTCCTCGGCTACCCGTACGCGATGGGCGACCGGCTCACCAAGGCCATGCCCGCCGACGTCCTCGGCAAGGGCATCGACCTCAGCGGCATCACCGACCCGAAGCACCCGCGCTACAGCGAGGCGGGCGAGATCCGGGGGATGTACGAGAACGAGCCGGACGTCCAGAAGGTCATCGACACCGCGAAGGGCGTCGAGGGCCTCGTCCGGCAGATGGGTGTGCACGCGGCCGGCGTGATCATGTCCAGCGAGCCGATCGTCGACCACGCCCCGGTCTGGGTGCGGCACACCGACGGCGTCACCATCACGCAGTGGGACTACCCCCAGTGCGAGTCGCTCGGCCTGCTGAAGATGGACTTCCTCGGCCTGCGCAACCTGACGATCATGGACGACGCCATCAAGATGGTGAAGGCCAACAAGGGGGTCGAGCTGGAGATGCTCGCCCTGCCGCTGGACGACCCGAAGACGTACGAGCTGCTCTGCCGCGGCGACACGCTCGGGGTGTTCCAGTTCGACGGCGGGCCCATGCGCTCGCTGCTGCGCCAGATGCAGCCCGACAACTTCGAGGACATCTCCGCCGTCTCGGCCCTCTACCGGCCGGGCCCGATGGGCATGAACTCGCACACGAACTACGCCGAGCGCAAGAACGCCCGGCAGGAGATCACCCCGATCCACCCGGAGCTGGAGGAGCCGCTCAAGGAGGTCCTCGGGCTCACGTACGGCCTGATCGTGTACCAGGAGCAGGTCCAGAAGGCCGCCCAGATCGTCGCCGGCTACTCGCTCGGCGAGGCCGACATCCTGCGTCGCGTGATGGGCAAGAAGAAGGCCGACGAGCTGGCGAAGAACTTCGTCCTGTTCGAGGCCGGCGCCAAGAAGAACGGCTTCTCCGACGCGGCCATCAAGGCGCTGTGGGACGTCCTGGTGCCCTTCGCCGGGTACGCGTTCAACAAGGCGCACTCCTCGGCGTACGGCCTGGTCACCTACTGGACCGCCTACCTCAAGGCGAACTACCCCGCCGAGTACATGGCGGCCCTGCTGACGTCCGTGAAGGACGACAAGGACAAGTCCGCGGTCTACCTCAACGAGTGCCGGCGCATGGGCATCAAGGTGCTCCCGCCGAACGTAAACGAGTCCGAGTCGAACTTCGCCGCCCAGGGTGACGACGTGATCCTCTTCGGGCTGACCGCCGTCCGCAACGTCGGGCAGAACGTGGTGGACTCGATCATCAGGTGCCGCAAGGCGAAGGGGAAGTACTCCACATTCCCCGACTTCCTCGACAAGGTCGAGGCGGTCGTCTGCAACAAGCGGACCGTCGAGTCGCTCATCAAGGCCGGCGCCTTCGACGAGATGGGGCACACCCGCAAGGGGCTCGTCGCCCACCACGAGCCGATGATCGACAACGTGGTGCAGGTCAAGCGCAAGGAGGCCGAGGGGCAGTTCGACCTCTTCGGCGGCATGGGCGACGAGGCGAGCGACGAACCGGGCTTCGGCCTCGACGTCGAGTTCTCCGACATCGAGTGGGAGAAGTCCTACCTGCTCGCGCAGGAACGCGAGATGCTCGGCCTCTACGTCTCCGACCACCCGCTCTTCGGGCTGGAGCACGTCCTGTCCGACAAGTCGGACGCGGCGATCTCGCAGCTCACCGGCGGGGAGCACTCCGACGGGGCGATCGTCACCGTGGGCGGCATCATCTCCGGCCTCCAGCGCAAGATGACCAAACAGGGCAACGCCTGGGCCATCGCCACCGTCGAGGACCTCGCGGGTTCCATCGAGTGCATGTTCTTCCCCGCGACCTACCAGCTGGTCTCCACGCAGCTCGTCGAGGACACCGTCGTCTTCGTCAAGGGCCGCCTCGACAAGCGGGAGGACGTGCCGCGCCTCGTCGCGATGGAGATGCAGGTCCCCGACATCTCCAACGCCGGGTCGAACGCGCCCGTCGTGCTGACCATCCCCACGGTCAGGGTCACCCCGCCCATGGTCAGCCGGCTCGGTGAGGTCCTCAGCAACCACCGGGGCGACACCGAGGTGCGCATCAGGCTCCAGGGCCCGCGCAAGACCACCGTGCTCCGGCTCGACCGGCACCGCGTCAAGCCGGACCCCGCCCTCTTCGGCGACCTCAAGGTGCTCCTCGGCCCGTCCTGCCTGGCCGGCTGA
- a CDS encoding NYN domain-containing protein, with product MERVDRCVVLVDAGYLLGAAASLLAGEPARSRITVDHAALIQGLRERAEADTEQPLLRIYWFDGAPDRVPQPEHRRLRVMPRVTVRLGALTRSDGRWAQKGVDAAMHAELTELARNRACSDVVLVTGDGDLLPGLMSAKEHGVAVHLWAVQAADGDYNQSEDLVAEADERRVLDRAWITKAVRAKETGGICAPPPVPRPEIAAILSAPLPEAALAASAERASEAQAAARDGAGAAAEEAAPHNQPPPGHKGVPTPKDLASLRAPGPQAAHHPVQPPVGNATLRWSSDKGWVERGGPLGEPAETASLPTLAQLTSAEQRWADREEDITTVGGDPFEVGQVFARRWMERLPETVHLQKLSTMYPRIPHRIDGELLRYAARFGLLAHKDDQIDEHDRYAIRAGFWREIDVRAAAEHAPAGN from the coding sequence GTGGAACGCGTGGACCGTTGCGTCGTCCTGGTGGACGCCGGCTACCTGCTGGGCGCAGCCGCGAGTCTGCTGGCCGGAGAACCCGCCCGTTCCCGCATCACCGTGGACCACGCGGCGCTGATCCAGGGGCTCCGCGAGCGGGCCGAGGCCGACACGGAACAGCCGCTGCTGCGCATCTACTGGTTCGACGGCGCTCCCGACCGCGTGCCGCAGCCCGAGCACCGGCGGCTGCGCGTCATGCCACGAGTCACGGTCCGGCTGGGAGCCCTCACACGGAGTGATGGACGGTGGGCGCAGAAAGGTGTCGACGCGGCCATGCACGCCGAGCTCACCGAGCTGGCCAGAAACCGCGCCTGCTCCGATGTGGTGCTCGTGACCGGTGACGGCGATCTGCTGCCGGGGCTCATGTCCGCGAAGGAACACGGCGTCGCCGTCCACCTGTGGGCCGTGCAGGCGGCCGACGGCGACTACAACCAGTCCGAGGACCTGGTCGCGGAGGCCGACGAGCGGCGCGTGCTGGACCGCGCGTGGATCACCAAGGCCGTACGTGCCAAGGAGACGGGCGGAATCTGCGCCCCGCCGCCGGTACCCCGTCCCGAGATCGCGGCGATCCTCTCCGCGCCGCTGCCCGAGGCCGCGCTCGCGGCCTCGGCCGAGCGCGCGTCGGAGGCACAGGCCGCGGCCCGCGACGGCGCCGGTGCGGCGGCCGAGGAGGCCGCCCCCCACAACCAGCCCCCGCCCGGCCACAAGGGCGTCCCGACCCCCAAGGACCTCGCGAGCCTGCGCGCCCCCGGGCCGCAGGCCGCACACCACCCCGTGCAGCCGCCCGTCGGCAACGCCACTCTGCGCTGGTCGTCGGACAAGGGCTGGGTGGAACGCGGAGGTCCCCTGGGGGAGCCGGCCGAGACCGCGTCGCTGCCGACCCTGGCCCAGCTCACCAGTGCCGAGCAGCGCTGGGCGGACCGTGAGGAGGACATCACGACCGTCGGCGGTGACCCCTTCGAGGTCGGCCAGGTCTTCGCCCGGCGCTGGATGGAACGCCTCCCGGAGACGGTCCACCTGCAGAAACTGTCCACCATGTACCCCCGCATCCCGCACCGCATCGACGGCGAGCTCCTGCGATACGCGGCACGATTCGGGCTGCTCGCGCACAAGGACGACCAGATCGACGAGCACGACCGCTATGCCATCCGTGCCGGGTTCTGGCGGGAGATCGACGTCCGGGCAGCGGCCGAACACGCTCCCGCGGGGAACTGA
- a CDS encoding ABC transporter ATP-binding protein, translating into MCAVRDLVKTYPAVRARRGRAATPEVRATDGVGLDVRRGEIFGLLGPNGAGKTTLVRQLTGLMRPDSGSVEVLGHDLVRHPERASRLIGYLGQESTALDELTVSLAAETTGRLRGLPVRQARAARDDVLEELGLTALAGRPLNKLSGGQRRLACFAAALVGERPVLVLDEPTTGMDPVARRAVWSAVDRRREENGATVLLVTHNVIEAETVLDRVAVMERGKVIACDTPAGLKERVAGEVRVELVWRERAPLDVPEVAALRASAQESGRRWVLRLGPDEARAAVAAVTGGAAFSSLDDFTLATPSLEDVYLALGGDAARATEGLVKA; encoded by the coding sequence GTGTGCGCGGTGCGTGATCTGGTGAAGACCTATCCCGCCGTCCGCGCCCGGCGCGGCCGGGCCGCCACCCCCGAGGTGCGCGCGACCGACGGCGTCGGTCTCGATGTCCGGCGCGGCGAGATCTTCGGTCTGCTCGGGCCGAACGGTGCGGGCAAGACCACGCTCGTACGCCAGCTCACCGGGCTGATGCGCCCGGACTCCGGGAGCGTCGAGGTGCTGGGGCACGACCTTGTGCGCCACCCCGAGCGGGCCTCACGCCTCATCGGCTACCTCGGGCAGGAGTCCACCGCCCTCGACGAGCTGACCGTGTCGCTCGCCGCCGAGACCACCGGGCGCCTCAGGGGCCTCCCCGTGCGTCAGGCGCGGGCCGCGCGCGACGACGTGCTGGAGGAGCTGGGGCTGACCGCGCTCGCCGGGCGGCCGCTGAACAAGCTGTCCGGCGGCCAGCGGCGGCTCGCCTGCTTCGCGGCGGCGCTGGTCGGTGAGCGGCCCGTCCTGGTGCTGGACGAGCCGACGACCGGGATGGACCCCGTGGCCCGGCGCGCCGTCTGGTCCGCCGTGGACCGGCGCCGGGAGGAGAACGGCGCGACGGTGCTGCTCGTGACCCACAACGTGATCGAGGCGGAGACGGTCCTGGACCGGGTCGCCGTCATGGAACGCGGAAAGGTCATCGCCTGTGACACCCCGGCCGGGCTCAAGGAGCGGGTGGCCGGAGAGGTCCGGGTCGAACTGGTGTGGCGCGAGCGGGCGCCGCTGGACGTGCCCGAGGTCGCCGCGCTGCGCGCCTCCGCGCAGGAGTCCGGGCGCCGGTGGGTGCTGCGGCTCGGGCCCGACGAGGCGCGGGCCGCGGTGGCCGCGGTGACCGGCGGGGCGGCGTTCTCCTCGCTGGACGACTTCACCCTGGCCACGCCCAGCCTGGAGGACGTCTACCTGGCGCTCGGCGGCGACGCGGCCAGGGCCACCGAGGGACTGGTGAAGGCGTGA
- a CDS encoding ABC transporter permease, whose amino-acid sequence MTSIVPTESAKMTGPKVRTSAVRTGRAARTAPAVLAPRARLLPSLAAVYRAQLSRARVARIPLLFVATFQSIGIMVLMRGVVDGGAEARAVVAGSSVLVVAFVALNLLAQYFGRLRADGGLDHYATLPVPPAAVVLGAAGAYASFTVPGTIVTAVAGSVLFGLPMTHLWVLVAVIPLSGAALSGLGAALGLLAPRQELATLLGQLGMSAALLLGVLPAERLPGPVGWARDLLPSTYGVEALSRSFDAHPDWAVVGLDLAVCAAVGVLSLAVATWAYRRAAVR is encoded by the coding sequence GTGACGAGCATCGTTCCCACGGAGTCCGCGAAGATGACGGGGCCGAAGGTGCGGACCTCCGCGGTCCGGACCGGCAGGGCCGCCCGTACCGCGCCCGCCGTCCTCGCGCCGAGGGCCAGGCTGCTGCCCTCGCTCGCGGCCGTCTACCGGGCGCAGCTCTCGCGGGCGAGGGTCGCCCGGATCCCGCTGCTGTTCGTCGCGACGTTCCAGTCCATCGGGATCATGGTGCTGATGCGCGGGGTCGTCGACGGCGGTGCCGAGGCGCGGGCCGTGGTCGCGGGGTCGAGCGTCCTGGTCGTGGCCTTCGTGGCGCTGAACCTGCTCGCCCAGTACTTCGGCCGGCTGCGGGCCGACGGCGGCCTCGACCACTACGCCACACTCCCGGTGCCGCCGGCCGCGGTGGTGCTGGGGGCGGCGGGTGCGTACGCCTCGTTCACGGTGCCGGGCACGATCGTCACGGCGGTGGCGGGAAGCGTGCTGTTCGGGCTGCCCATGACCCACCTCTGGGTGCTCGTCGCCGTCATCCCGCTCTCCGGCGCCGCCCTCTCGGGGCTGGGCGCCGCGCTCGGGCTGCTGGCACCGAGGCAGGAGCTGGCGACCCTGCTCGGACAGCTGGGCATGTCCGCCGCGCTGCTGCTGGGCGTGCTGCCGGCCGAGCGACTGCCCGGCCCCGTCGGCTGGGCGCGGGACCTGCTCCCGTCGACGTACGGCGTCGAGGCGCTGTCCCGCTCCTTCGACGCCCACCCCGACTGGGCGGTCGTCGGTCTGGACCTCGCGGTGTGCGCTGCCGTCGGCGTGCTGTCGCTGGCCGTGGCCACATGGGCGTACCGCCGGGCGGCCGTGCGCTGA
- a CDS encoding ABC transporter permease: MTAPLTPPHEPQPHDPWQDPPSGSHAVPGGEKPEASERRAELRQGAVVAVLLTVAGVALGLLWLLLAPRVPLVSDETAVFLKNSEGEQAIGADGTFVLLALAFGLVSAVAVFVLRRRGGIPLVVGLALGGLLGSLLAWGIGTWFGPTSDVVAHAKEVGKGVTFDAPLELHAVGAAVLAWPIAAMIVHLGLTALFGPKDPEPEWGVPYGEPSSAAPEQSAPPAAGPASAFGPGPVGPDPEHGGTPGQWPERS, from the coding sequence GTGACAGCACCCTTGACGCCGCCGCACGAGCCCCAGCCCCACGACCCGTGGCAGGATCCGCCGTCCGGGTCCCACGCCGTGCCCGGCGGAGAGAAGCCGGAGGCGTCCGAGCGACGCGCGGAGCTGCGGCAGGGCGCCGTGGTCGCCGTGCTGCTGACGGTCGCCGGTGTCGCGCTCGGGCTGCTGTGGCTGTTGCTGGCGCCCCGGGTGCCCCTGGTCTCCGACGAGACGGCCGTGTTCCTGAAGAACAGCGAAGGCGAGCAGGCCATCGGCGCGGACGGCACGTTCGTGCTGCTCGCCCTGGCCTTCGGCCTGGTGTCGGCCGTCGCCGTCTTCGTCCTCCGCCGGCGCGGGGGTATCCCGCTGGTGGTGGGGCTCGCCCTGGGCGGGCTCCTCGGTTCGCTGCTCGCGTGGGGGATCGGCACCTGGTTCGGGCCGACCTCGGACGTGGTCGCCCACGCCAAGGAGGTCGGCAAGGGCGTCACCTTCGACGCACCTCTCGAACTGCACGCGGTGGGGGCGGCCGTGCTCGCCTGGCCGATCGCCGCGATGATCGTGCACCTGGGACTGACGGCACTGTTCGGCCCGAAGGACCCCGAGCCCGAGTGGGGCGTGCCCTACGGGGAGCCGTCGTCGGCCGCGCCGGAGCAGTCGGCCCCGCCCGCCGCAGGGCCCGCGTCGGCGTTCGGTCCGGGGCCGGTGGGCCCCGATCCCGAGCACGGCGGCACGCCGGGACAGTGGCCCGAGCGCTCCTGA
- the ybaK gene encoding Cys-tRNA(Pro) deacylase, with product MAKKSRKQQPGGTPATVALTSAGTAFTVHSYDHDPSSPSYGEEAAEALGVAPDRVFKTLVAEVDGELVVAVVPVAGSLDLKALASAVGGKRAAMADPAAAERTTGYVRGGISPLGQRKRLRTVLDASAGAHPTICVSAGRRGLEVELSPSDLAALTGAALAPIGRG from the coding sequence GTGGCGAAGAAGTCCAGGAAACAGCAGCCCGGCGGAACCCCGGCCACCGTCGCCCTGACCTCGGCCGGCACCGCCTTCACGGTCCACTCCTACGACCACGACCCGTCGTCGCCGTCCTACGGCGAGGAGGCGGCCGAGGCGCTCGGGGTCGCGCCCGACCGGGTGTTCAAGACCCTGGTCGCGGAGGTGGACGGCGAGCTGGTCGTCGCCGTCGTCCCGGTCGCCGGCTCCCTGGACCTCAAGGCCCTGGCGTCGGCGGTGGGCGGCAAGCGGGCGGCCATGGCCGACCCCGCCGCGGCGGAACGCACCACGGGTTACGTACGGGGCGGGATCTCTCCGCTGGGCCAGCGCAAAAGGCTGCGCACGGTGCTCGACGCGTCGGCCGGGGCGCACCCGACCATCTGCGTCTCGGCGGGCCGCCGCGGTCTGGAGGTCGAACTGTCGCCGTCGGACCTGGCGGCCCTGACCGGCGCGGCCCTGGCCCCGATCGGCCGCGGCTGA
- a CDS encoding LON peptidase substrate-binding domain-containing protein translates to MTTARLPLFPLNAVLFPGLVLPLNVFEERYRAMMRELLAIDEDEPRRFVVVAIRDGRETAPTATGMPDTVSAAPPAERAPADGFGPDPIQTFHRVGCVADAAKIRERSDGSYEVLATGTTRVRLLSVDTSGPFLTAEVEELPEDPGGAEGDDEAAAEAGALAEGVLRAFLSYQKRLAGASERSLTTGADLPDDPSVVSYLVAAAAVLDVPAKQRLLQAPDTATRLREELALLRKETAVIRHLPSLPAIDLTRAPTHPN, encoded by the coding sequence GTGACCACCGCTCGCCTGCCACTCTTCCCGCTGAACGCGGTGCTGTTCCCCGGCCTCGTGCTGCCGCTCAACGTCTTCGAGGAGCGTTATCGCGCCATGATGCGCGAACTGCTCGCGATCGACGAGGACGAACCGCGCCGGTTCGTGGTGGTCGCGATCCGCGACGGCCGCGAGACGGCACCGACGGCCACCGGCATGCCGGACACCGTATCCGCGGCGCCGCCCGCGGAGCGGGCACCGGCCGACGGCTTCGGACCCGATCCCATCCAGACCTTCCACCGGGTCGGCTGCGTCGCGGACGCGGCGAAGATCCGCGAGCGCTCCGACGGAAGTTACGAGGTCCTGGCGACCGGCACCACGCGGGTCAGGCTGCTCTCCGTCGACACGAGCGGTCCGTTCCTGACGGCCGAGGTCGAGGAGCTGCCCGAGGATCCGGGGGGCGCCGAGGGGGACGACGAGGCGGCGGCCGAGGCCGGGGCCCTGGCCGAGGGGGTCCTGCGGGCCTTCCTCAGCTACCAGAAGCGGCTCGCGGGGGCGAGCGAGCGGTCCCTGACGACCGGCGCGGACCTGCCCGACGACCCGTCCGTGGTCTCCTACCTGGTGGCAGCCGCGGCGGTACTGGACGTGCCCGCGAAGCAGCGGCTCCTCCAGGCGCCGGACACCGCGACCCGGCTGCGCGAGGAGCTGGCGCTGCTGCGCAAGGAGACGGCAGTCATCCGGCACCTGCCGTCGCTGCCCGCGATCGACCTGACCCGCGCTCCCACGCACCCCAACTGA